A single region of the Acidimicrobiales bacterium genome encodes:
- a CDS encoding cytochrome c oxidase subunit II, translating to MTVAPDPSGPRARRSIRSRAVPGLALLALLLSGCTFHFENNTGATKQGHLIFRMFQGFDIVALAVGVFVWALIFWCILAYRRRHRDHWPPQTHHNLPWEVAYTTIPVLIVGVLFGYTYVAENSVDKVVANPDNVMTITAFQWGWKFDYNTPDGAKAEVISDPNHYGTFELPNNQVTRVNLVTADVVHEFFVPEFNFERYAQSGVTNVFDLTPTRTGTFIGRCAQFCGLHHDLMIFYVKVVQPAQFQTWLQQQERPTT from the coding sequence GTGACCGTTGCACCCGATCCTTCCGGGCCCCGCGCCCGGCGGTCGATCCGGAGCAGGGCCGTCCCCGGCCTGGCGCTTCTGGCCCTGCTGCTCTCGGGCTGCACCTTCCACTTCGAGAACAACACGGGCGCGACCAAGCAGGGCCACCTCATCTTCCGGATGTTCCAGGGCTTCGACATCGTGGCCCTGGCCGTCGGGGTGTTCGTGTGGGCGCTGATCTTCTGGTGCATCCTGGCCTACCGTCGCCGGCACCGGGACCACTGGCCGCCCCAGACCCACCACAATCTTCCATGGGAGGTGGCCTACACCACCATCCCGGTCCTGATCGTCGGGGTCCTGTTCGGCTACACCTACGTGGCCGAGAACTCGGTGGACAAAGTCGTGGCCAACCCCGACAACGTGATGACGATCACCGCCTTCCAGTGGGGCTGGAAGTTCGACTACAACACGCCGGACGGGGCAAAGGCGGAGGTGATCTCCGATCCCAACCACTACGGCACCTTCGAGCTCCCCAACAACCAGGTCACCCGGGTCAACCTGGTCACCGCCGACGTGGTCCACGAGTTCTTCGTCCCTGAGTTCAACTTCGAGCGCTACGCCCAGTCCGGGGTCACCAACGTCTTCGACCTGACCCCCACCAGGACGGGGACCTTCATCGGCCGCTGCGCCCAGTTCTGCGGGCTGCACCACGACCTCATGATCTTCTACGTGAAGGTCGTCCAGCCCGCCCAGTTCCAGACGTGGCTGCAACAGCAGGAAAGGCCGACGACATGA
- the ctaD gene encoding cytochrome c oxidase subunit I, whose protein sequence is MAATAGKADDMTLLAERRPSAPQEEPHEEHRSGLLYWLTSTDHKVIGKNYLVTTVVFLLCGGLMAMFIRVQLFWPNSTFTSQETFNQLFTMHGTVMLLLFAGPFAFAGFANYVVPLQVGAPDMAFPRLNALSYWLFLSGGIIMLSSFLVAGGAASFGWTAYAPLSDSLNSPGAGADLWVVALFLTGFSAIFSGINLVATTFALRAPGMTMFRLPIFTWNMLVTAILILIAFPVLTSALVMLYFDRHFHTHIFEVAGGGAPILWQHLFWFFGHPEVYILALPYFGIVSDVIPVFSRRPLFGYRGMVFATLTIAGLSTGVWAHHMFTTGVVLLPFFSAMTMLIAVPTGIKFFSWIGTMWRGAVQFASPMVWSVGFLVVFLAGGLSGVILASPPLDFYTNNTYFVVAHFHEVLIGTTIFGGFAGVYYWYPKMTGRMHREKLANAHFALAFIGFWFQTIPQYLAGLHGMPRRIAIYQPSDGWTSLNRLSSFGAWCIGASFLFFLWNMWISWRKPIPAGSNPWDAGSLEWATSSPPPHHNFHAIPPIRSERPVWDANHPDLAGLEEPRIPAGVGAGSPDGDHGS, encoded by the coding sequence GTGGCTGCAACAGCAGGAAAGGCCGACGACATGACCCTTCTGGCCGAGCGCCGGCCGTCCGCTCCCCAGGAGGAGCCGCACGAGGAGCACCGCAGCGGGCTCCTCTACTGGCTGACCAGCACCGACCACAAGGTGATCGGGAAGAACTACCTGGTCACCACGGTCGTGTTCCTCCTGTGCGGCGGGCTCATGGCCATGTTCATCCGGGTGCAGCTGTTCTGGCCCAACAGCACCTTCACCAGCCAGGAGACGTTCAACCAGCTGTTCACCATGCACGGCACCGTGATGCTGCTGCTGTTCGCGGGACCGTTCGCCTTTGCCGGGTTCGCCAACTACGTCGTCCCGCTGCAGGTGGGGGCGCCCGACATGGCGTTCCCCCGCCTGAACGCCCTGTCGTACTGGCTGTTCCTCTCGGGCGGGATCATCATGCTGTCGAGCTTCCTGGTGGCGGGCGGCGCGGCCAGCTTCGGGTGGACCGCCTACGCCCCGCTGTCGGACTCGCTCAACAGCCCGGGCGCCGGCGCCGACCTGTGGGTCGTCGCGCTGTTCCTGACCGGGTTCTCGGCCATCTTCTCCGGGATCAACCTGGTGGCCACGACCTTTGCCCTGCGGGCCCCCGGCATGACCATGTTCCGCCTGCCGATCTTCACCTGGAACATGCTCGTGACCGCCATCCTGATCCTGATCGCCTTCCCGGTTCTCACCAGCGCCCTGGTGATGCTGTACTTCGACCGCCACTTCCACACCCACATCTTCGAGGTGGCCGGCGGCGGTGCTCCGATCCTCTGGCAACACCTCTTCTGGTTCTTCGGCCACCCGGAGGTGTACATCCTGGCCTTGCCGTACTTCGGGATCGTCTCCGACGTGATCCCGGTGTTCTCGCGCCGGCCGCTGTTCGGGTACCGGGGGATGGTCTTCGCCACCCTGACCATCGCCGGGCTGTCCACGGGGGTGTGGGCCCACCACATGTTCACCACCGGCGTGGTGCTGCTGCCGTTCTTCTCGGCCATGACGATGCTCATCGCCGTGCCGACCGGGATCAAGTTCTTCTCGTGGATCGGCACGATGTGGCGGGGGGCCGTCCAGTTCGCGTCCCCGATGGTGTGGTCGGTCGGGTTCCTGGTCGTGTTCCTGGCCGGCGGCCTGTCCGGGGTGATCCTGGCCAGCCCGCCGCTCGACTTCTACACCAACAACACCTACTTCGTGGTGGCCCACTTCCACGAGGTGCTGATCGGCACCACGATCTTCGGCGGCTTCGCCGGTGTGTACTACTGGTATCCCAAGATGACGGGACGGATGCACCGGGAGAAGTTGGCCAACGCCCACTTTGCCCTGGCGTTCATCGGCTTCTGGTTCCAGACCATCCCGCAGTACCTGGCCGGGCTGCACGGCATGCCCCGCCGCATCGCCATCTACCAGCCGTCCGACGGCTGGACGTCGCTCAACCGGCTCTCCTCGTTCGGGGCCTGGTGCATCGGGGCGTCGTTCCTGTTCTTCCTCTGGAACATGTGGATCTCGTGGCGCAAGCCCATCCCGGCCGGCAGCAACCCCTGGGACGCCGGCAGCCTGGAGTGGGCCACCAGCTCGCCCCCGCCCCACCACAACTTCCACGCCATCCCCCCGATCCGCTCCGAGCGGCCGGTGTGGGACGCCAACCACCCCGATCTGGCGGGGCTGGAGGAGCCCCGCATCCCGGCCGGGGTGGGGGCGGGCTCTCCGGACGGTGACCATGGCTCCTGA
- a CDS encoding cytochrome c oxidase subunit 4, whose protein sequence is MAPDEDAGPSEGEGPLRGMGRHHSVSGPDEPTASHPIEGLLSEPHHRVSGHYHSQRKVWKGYRVEAWVYLGVALFFAVVCAFYWFFSYEHAGSVMLLLTAFLGFLPGAYLFWWGRHMPPRPEDSEAAELQDGAGTVGAFPSSSIWPFVMGSGAAFTCLALVFGPWWGVLGGALVVGCLVGYTLESRRGGYV, encoded by the coding sequence ATGGCTCCTGACGAGGACGCCGGGCCGAGCGAGGGTGAGGGCCCCCTGAGGGGCATGGGCCGGCACCACTCGGTCTCCGGCCCCGACGAACCGACCGCCAGCCATCCCATCGAGGGCCTCCTGAGCGAGCCTCACCACCGCGTCAGCGGCCACTACCACTCGCAGCGCAAGGTCTGGAAGGGCTACCGGGTCGAGGCGTGGGTGTATCTGGGGGTGGCGCTCTTCTTCGCCGTGGTGTGCGCCTTCTACTGGTTCTTCTCCTACGAGCACGCCGGGTCGGTGATGCTGCTCCTCACCGCCTTCCTCGGCTTCCTCCCCGGCGCCTACCTGTTCTGGTGGGGCCGGCACATGCCGCCCCGGCCCGAGGACTCCGAGGCCGCCGAGCTGCAGGACGGCGCCGGCACCGTCGGGGCCTTCCCGTCGTCGAGCATCTGGCCCTTCGTGATGGGCTCCGGAGCCGCCTTCACCTGCCTGGCCCTCGTGTTCGGGCCGTGGTGGGGCGTGCTGGGCGGCGCCCTGGTCGTCGGCTGCCTCGTGGGCTACACCCTCGAGAGCCGCCGGGGCGGCTACGTCTGA
- a CDS encoding glycosyl hydrolase family 18 protein, with protein MRLAVIWRRDVVGAAALTCLLAVSGGSLLPAASLHASAARAAHRGPQGHAQVVMADPAPPDRPNAAAASLAPPAPPLPPAVGAPLPAPPAVSAVVLRPHEVFGFAPYWTLGASGGYDVGDLTTIAYFGVDAAADGSLVTSGPGWNGYQSQALADLISRAHRAGDRVVLTVECFDQAALDHLTSDPAADAKLADGMIAAVRAKALDGVNLDFEGTGAGDRAGLVRLVDYLGGRLRAADPHWQFTVDTYAGSAGDPDGFFDVSHLAPAVDAFFVMAYDMYRSGTASPNAPLGGGSPSDQAAVRAYAATVPAAKVILGVPFYGYEWQTASNAPRAAAVSGPVPVSYAQVAAAGSATYWDPQGAVPWTAFEDPGGQWHEVYYDDPQSVGLKAQLADSAHLLGLGIWALGMDGNAPAMMAALLGHSPVVKSYPAGPPSVSPSSPSSTTTSSSTTSTSTTSTSTTSTTRPAQPVTRPPGGGGGSPPPVTLPPLPFGKR; from the coding sequence ATGCGCCTCGCGGTCATCTGGCGTCGGGACGTGGTCGGGGCAGCCGCCCTCACGTGCCTGCTGGCGGTCTCCGGCGGCTCCCTGCTCCCCGCCGCGTCTCTCCACGCCTCCGCTGCCCGGGCCGCCCACCGCGGCCCCCAGGGGCACGCTCAGGTGGTCATGGCCGACCCGGCGCCGCCCGACCGGCCCAACGCCGCCGCCGCCTCCCTGGCCCCGCCGGCGCCCCCGCTCCCGCCCGCGGTGGGCGCCCCGCTGCCCGCTCCCCCCGCGGTGAGCGCGGTGGTGCTGCGGCCCCACGAGGTCTTCGGCTTTGCCCCCTACTGGACCCTCGGCGCCTCCGGTGGCTACGACGTGGGTGACCTGACGACGATCGCCTACTTCGGGGTCGACGCCGCCGCCGACGGCAGCCTGGTGACCTCCGGGCCGGGCTGGAACGGCTATCAGAGCCAGGCCCTGGCCGATCTGATCTCCCGGGCCCACCGGGCCGGGGACCGGGTCGTGCTGACCGTGGAGTGCTTCGACCAGGCCGCCCTGGACCACCTCACCTCCGACCCCGCGGCCGACGCCAAGCTGGCCGACGGGATGATCGCCGCCGTGCGGGCCAAGGCCCTCGACGGGGTCAACCTCGACTTCGAGGGCACCGGGGCCGGGGACCGGGCCGGCCTGGTGCGACTAGTCGACTACCTGGGCGGCCGGCTGCGGGCCGCCGACCCCCACTGGCAGTTCACCGTCGACACCTACGCCGGCTCGGCCGGGGACCCCGACGGCTTCTTCGACGTCTCGCACCTGGCGCCGGCCGTGGACGCCTTCTTCGTGATGGCCTACGACATGTACCGGTCGGGGACGGCCTCGCCGAACGCCCCGCTCGGCGGAGGCTCCCCGAGCGACCAGGCCGCCGTCCGGGCCTATGCCGCCACGGTCCCGGCCGCCAAGGTCATCCTCGGGGTGCCGTTCTACGGCTACGAGTGGCAGACGGCGTCGAACGCCCCCCGGGCGGCGGCGGTGTCCGGGCCCGTCCCGGTCAGCTACGCCCAGGTGGCCGCGGCCGGCTCGGCCACCTACTGGGACCCGCAGGGGGCGGTGCCCTGGACGGCGTTCGAGGACCCCGGCGGGCAGTGGCACGAGGTGTACTACGACGATCCCCAGTCGGTCGGGCTGAAGGCGCAGCTGGCCGACTCGGCCCACCTGCTCGGCCTGGGCATCTGGGCCCTCGGCATGGACGGCAACGCCCCGGCGATGATGGCCGCCCTGCTCGGCCACTCACCCGTCGTGAAGAGCTATCCGGCCGGGCCGCCCAGCGTGAGCCCGAGCTCCCCGTCGTCCACCACCACGTCGTCGTCCACCACGTCGACCTCGACCACGTCGACCAGCACCACGTCCACCACCCGGCCGGCGCAGCCGGTGACCCGGCCCCCCGGCGGGGGAGGGGGCAGCCCGCCGCCCGTCACCCTGCCCCCGCTGCCCTTCGGGAAGCGCTAG